The Mycobacterium sp. 3519A genome contains a region encoding:
- a CDS encoding slipin family protein produces MGPFTVVVVLLVALVVALVIASMRIIKEYERGVAFRLGRLRGPLGPGIVVVLPGIDKLVRVDLRTVTLTIPPQEVITRDNVTARVNAVVLFRVTDPTKSVMAVENFAVATSQIAQTTLRSVVGRADLDTLLAHRADLNEDLAASIASQTEPWGIKVEVVEIKDVEIPEMMQRAMAREAEAERERRAKVISARGELQASAELRDAAMTLSESPASLQLRYLQTLLELGADQNSTVVFPLPMDIVGPFLEGLRANSTDGPDSGGDAVPHIRSVKSDD; encoded by the coding sequence ATGGGTCCGTTCACGGTAGTCGTTGTTCTTCTCGTCGCACTGGTCGTCGCCTTGGTGATCGCTTCGATGCGCATCATCAAGGAATACGAACGCGGTGTCGCGTTCCGCCTCGGTCGACTGCGCGGGCCGTTGGGCCCGGGCATCGTCGTCGTGCTGCCGGGCATCGACAAGCTCGTGCGTGTCGACCTGCGCACGGTGACATTGACCATTCCGCCGCAGGAGGTCATCACCCGCGACAACGTGACCGCGCGGGTCAACGCCGTCGTGCTGTTCCGGGTGACCGACCCGACGAAATCAGTGATGGCGGTGGAGAATTTCGCGGTCGCCACGTCTCAGATCGCGCAGACCACGCTGCGTTCGGTGGTCGGGCGCGCGGACTTGGACACCTTGCTCGCGCACCGCGCCGATCTCAACGAGGACCTGGCCGCATCGATCGCGAGCCAGACGGAACCGTGGGGGATCAAGGTCGAGGTCGTCGAGATCAAGGATGTCGAGATTCCGGAGATGATGCAGCGGGCGATGGCCCGAGAGGCCGAGGCGGAGCGGGAGCGACGCGCCAAGGTGATCAGCGCCCGTGGCGAGTTGCAGGCGTCAGCGGAATTGCGCGACGCCGCAATGACACTCAGCGAGAGTCCGGCGTCGCTGCAACTGCGTTATCTGCAAACCCTGCTCGAACTTGGCGCCGACCAGAACTCGACCGTCGTTTTCCCGCTTCCAATGGACATCGTGGGCCCGTTCCTCGAGGGCTTGCGGGCCAACTCGACAGACGGCCCGGACAGCGGCGGCGACGCCGTCCCCCACATCAGGAGTGTGAAATCCGATGACTAG